The genome window TGGGTAGTCCGAACGGGTTATTCAAATTCTCAAGGAtatgttgagaagttgtgtCATCGATTTTCAAGGAAGTTTGGAGGATCATCTACCATTGGTTGAGTTCACATACAAAAACAATTTCCAATCAAGCATTCAGGTGGCTCGTTATAAAgttttgtatggtcgtaagtgttaAACTCCATTGTGTTGGACTGAGTTagatgaaagaaaaattttgggACTTAACCTGGTTCAAGAGACTAAAAGTATAGTTAAGTTGATACAAGAAAGATTGTGAGCAACTTTCGACAGTCAGAAATCATATACTGATCTTAAAAGGGAGGATATTTAGTATTGTGTAGGGGGTCAAGTCTTTTTAAAGCTATCTCCATGGAGAAAGTTTTTgaggtttggacaaaaaaaaattgagccCAAGGTTTATTGGGCCATCTCAGATTCTAAAAAGAGTTGGACCAGTGGCTTATTAGTTGGAGTTACCACCAGAGTTGTATTGTATCCACAATGTTTTTCATCTCTCTATGTTGAGAAAGTACCATTCAGATCCTTCTCACATGTTTAATGTAGAAGAAATTGAAGTTAGATCAGATTCGTCTTTTGAGTAGGAACtagtgaaaattttagattgtgatattaaagttttgatttgaaaaagaaaataccttTGGTCAAGGTTCTGTGGTGGAATCATGGTTCTAAGGAAGCCACGTGGGAGCCACAAGATTTTCTTCGACAATAATATCCTCATTTATTTGAACTGGGTAAATGtcgaggatgaaatttattttaagggggtagagttgtcacatcccaaaattcTATTGAGTGTTGTTAATTCATGAACAAGCTTGAGAAGCGGTGTAATGGTTAAGTTGTTTAAGTAACTCCTAAATGACCCAAGTTCTAGTCTCTATaacatcaattattttttataaattcacgTAAAAACTTGGTCAACTTTCCCCTGCAAAATCATCCAGCCATAAGCATGTaactcatatttttatttttttttgtaatcccttattttaaaagttaaaaaggtaTAACTCCTAGAGTAATTGTGCTTAATTCTCCCTAACACCTTTGTCCCTGCTCATGAATGTTTTGTTGGGAGTTTACTCTTGGTGGCGACCCACTCCTCCCCCTCTCACTTTTtcgtttgttttattttcacaacaattttctctcatttctccTCCTTCTCCTCCTTGTCCTGCACAAATTGTCTCACCCTAAAATTGGGACTAGGAGTTGtaggggtattttagggattttagctTTAGTGTGCTCGAAATTTCGTTAGCATGGTAATCAGAGATGTTCTCGTTTATGGTATTTAGAAAATctactcaatttttaaaaataatgttcaaaaggttttcaattttgaaataaggaTTGATTTGTAACAGAGTctaaattatgagtttttaaaatggaattaaactaaaattccCTATTTTTTCCCCCACCTAAAACTTTCACGATAGTTTTCTcccttgttttttatttgcCGTCCCTTGCTCTcccaagctcttcccattcaaattttgatatcCAAACTTCATTCTTTTGATTTCCTTCAATCTTCCAAGCACTAAATCCCTCTAGAATTTCATAAAAACGTTAAAAATCCATTGATTTCATCATCTCTCAAACTTATAGGTTTTCTTGGAGTTACACGGAAAGCtcatttttcttccattaaagGTAACGATTTGATTTCTTATTATCTTTTAATGTTTCATAGCTTGGgtctttaaaactaagttttcaacaattaaatcgcatgttttaaataaaagttgaaaattgggtcgttaatggtggattttaggattttgagtaaaatgtggtttcaaagtgtttttcaattagttttgacatgattagatggtctctaattttattttgaagttttgttatagatttcttaatttttaatgaattttcctaaaaattgccataaacatgtcaaaaattttgataccataaATTGAGTAGTTTGgcgtagtttaaaggttgagaatttatcgtaggtgaataattagatggatgaaattcattttaggaaaaatattgAGTATAGATTGAGATAATCAAAATTCTAAGTTGCTATGTCGTAGGTTTCAGTTTCATGAGAACCTAGCTTAGGCTTGgttttttaattgtttgatGTGAGTCTTTAGCTGATTGTTGATTGTATTGTTGTGTGATTTATTGTGTTTAAGCTTCGGATTCGTTAGTACATTCTACGAGCTAAATAAAGGATAGCTGAGCTTTCGACGTCTAAGCGAAAGTAGTTGGTGAGTGTTTAGAATAACTGCTTGTGGACACGATTCATTGTGTTAATTGATAATTTAGATGTGCTAGTGTAAGCTTTCTCGTACTCCTGatttaatttgtgaaatatgtgcTAGTGTGATTGTGAAAATGTGAACTGAGACAAGATGTTATAGCATGTGTTATGTGTTCATGATTTCCATTTTTAAAGTGTAAATGTAGGCATGTTATACATGCTAAATGACAAAGATAATGTTGTGTTTATAATGTGATATTTGTAGTGAATAAGTGCAGTGAACggtaagtaaaattttatgtgattaCTAAGTAAATAAACCATTAAACAATGCATGAATAAGTACAACATGACATTAAAGTTGGTACTGTTGTGATTATGCTATATAGATGTTTCGTTAATGCATGATGActtgtttgcatggtagtttTTCTGAGCATTCACTAAGATTGTGAAGCTCACCCACTTCTTTTTACACCAATACAGATTAGTTGAGTTCCAGTGTGAGCAGTGTGGTTCCGAGGGGTGATCTAAGCAAGTCTTTTACATTAATTCATAGGTGTTTAAttagttgtttttgttttggggAAAAAAGGCAACGTGGTAGACTTATTACTAGTTTTTCCATGGTATTTAGGTTGTTTACATGTCTTTATTGCTTTAGATATTTTGACACATTGAACTTGGTATTTTTGTTGCTCGGACATTTTTTTGACATTTGAACTGTCATTTCGGATGTCTTAGTGTCTATATGATGATTTAATAGGTGCATGTTGAATAATACTATGCTGAAATGGACTATATGCTGTTATCTGCTGAACTTTTATGGTTTGGAGCAGAGATATCAATATTTGGGATTTAAAAATGAcacttttgtgatttttttagaGTGTAGAAAGTCAGTTGtgcaatttggtatcgataccatatcacgagtatcgatactcggggtaaaaTAATCGATACTTTAATAagggtatcgataatttttgagactttgatttttaaacgaaaaacaaaatgatgatttggtatcgattttccaatCGGTACCGATACCCTTTAagagaaatatcgatacctttgttACAGTATCAATACCTACGTACTTATCcagaaatatcgatacctttgttACTATTAGTTCCTTTGAAGTATGCTGAGCATGTTTTAACATTGATTGATGTATGTTGGACTTAAAATTCACGCAAATGCTTCATAAAAAGAATGATTTATTACTAACGTGACAAATTATTATGAGTTTGATGTGTGACGGTGGTGTAACGTCCTGTTACTCGGGCTCGGTGACCTTAGTTGTTGATGTACTAATTAGGGTTTCGTAACTCATGGATCTAGAAAACCAAGAGTTTAAGTTACTTTGATTGCTTAAATTGTTTGAAATGTCTATGATTGAATTGCATGTGGGGTAGGAATGGGAACACATTGCCTTTAATCTTAAAGTTTGTTTGCATGAACATGACATGGATCATTTCCCCCGCCACTCACACATTTTCTTATTCTTGTATGTTAGATCAATAGACTCGAAATGCCTCCTAGATGTGTTAATGTGAGAGCTAATGCTCAAGAGGATGGTACATCCTCTAAACCTTATGTGTCGCCTTGGTGGTCCTCTGATGGAAGCTATGATTGGAACGTTTTAGCGGATTGCTGGTGCTAATCCTACTCCTGTACCTGCCAATCCTGCACCTGTTAATCGAGGGTTGCTGCTTGAACATCTTTGGGTATTAGGTGGTAAAGAGTTTTCTTGAGTAAAAGGAGTCGATCCGACTGTAGCTGAGTACTAGTGGTTCGACAGGTGGTTCTAGATGGCCGCTTTTTGCACATTGTGAACATAGGCATTTTGGTGAGTGTCGTAAGTTGACAGGTGGTTGTTTTAAGTGTGGTTCAAAGGAACATTTTTTGAAGGATTGCCCAAACAGAGTTGAGGCTTCACAGATTCAGAGTTCGACACCTGCCAGAAGTCGTGGCTGTGGTAGAGGTAATGGGAGACCGGTTGGGCAGCGAATTGTTGCTAATACTATTACTTCAAAGGTTGAGTCTAGAGGACCAGCTCGGATTTATGCTTTTAGGGAACTAGAGGATCAGGACCTGAATGATGTCATCGCAGGTACTTTCACTCCACAGTCTACTTCGTTATTTTCTTTGGTTGATTCTGGTTCTACGCATTCGTATATCTTTAGTGTATTGGCTGTAGGTTAGGGATTTTTGTAGAGACTATTGATTTGGGTATGACTGTTATTAGTTCTGTTGGAGATAGTGTGATAGTGTATGAAGTTTATCGTAGATGTCCTCTTATGATAAAAGGGCACATTTTCCATGTTAATATTATGGAATTACTTTTTAAGGGTTTGATGTTATTCTtagtatggattggttgactgaGCATAAGGCTAAGGTAGATTTTGAGACAAAATAAATTACTTTGAGGAATAGTGATGGGTTTGaaattgttgttgttggtgAAAGACCAGGATTTCTGTCCAATATGGTCTCGGCTATGAAGGCTGGAAAGATGATGGGAAAATGTTGTGAAGCTTTTTGACCTATGtgatgaatttggttagtaagGAGTTGAGAGTTTAGGATACTCGCACTGTTAAGGATTTTCCTGATGTGTTTCCTGAGGAGTTGTCTGGTTTGCCACCAAATCGTGATGTTGAGTTGGGTATTGAGCTTTCTCCTATTACTGCACTGGTGTCAATTACGCCCTATCGCATGGAACCAAAAGAGCTCAAGGAGTTAACGATTAAGTTGTAAGAGTTACTTAATAGAGGGTTCATTCAACCAAGTGTATTTCTATAGGGTACACCCGTTTTTTTTGTGAAGAATAAGGATGGTATGATGCAAATGTATATTAACTATAGGCAGTTGAATAACTTGACTATTAAGAAAAAGTATCCCTTGCCTCGagttgatgacttgtttgatcagttccAATGTGCAAcaatgttttcaaagattgatcttagATTTGGGTATTATTAGTTGAAGGTGAAGGAGTCTGATGTATTGAAAACTGCTTTTAGGACTCGATATTGGTATTATGAGTTATTGGTCAtgccgtttggtttaactaattcCCCTGCtgcattcatggatttgatgaaccgagTATTCCATTCATACTTAGATCAATTTGTGGTCgtcttcattgatgatatttttgtgTATTCTTGTTCTGAAGAGGACCATGACGCACATCTAAGGGTTGTTTTGCTGATTCTGTGAGATAAACAATTGTATGTGAAGTTgagtaagtgtgaattttggcttaaagAAGTGGCATTCTTATGTCATGTTGTGTCAGAAAAAGGGATTCGAGTGGATCCAAAGAAGATTGAAGCGATCTTAGAGTGTAAGCTGCCTACGAGTGTTACAGAAGTTTGAAGTTTATTGGGTTTGGCTAGCTATTATCATAGGTTCATTAAAGGGGTTTCCCTTATTGCTACACCCTTAAAGAAACTACTTGAAAAAGATGTGGTGTTTTAATGGGCCGACGAAGGTAGTTTTGATCAGCTTAAGGCAGTTTTGACGAAGGCACTTGTTTTGATTCAACCAGAGCCTGGAAAGTTTTTTTGGTTTATAGTGACGCTTCATATTCAAGTCTCGGTTGTGTGGTAATGCAAGAGGTAAAAGTTGTggcttatgcttcgagacaaTTGAAGAAGCATGAGTGTAAGTATCCTACTTATGATTTGGAGTTAGCTACTGTGGTGTTTGCGCTAAAGATTTGGCAGCATTACTTGTATGGAGAGAAATGTGTTATTTATACGGATCATAAGAGCCTTAAGTACCTCCTCACCCAAAAGAAGTCAAATTTAAGGCAGAGGCATTGGATTGAGGttttaaaggattatgattgtgtgATAGAATATCATCCTGGCAAGGCAAATGTTGTtattgatgctttgagtagaaagtcgATGACGGAGTTGAGAGCTATGTTTGCACATTTGAGTTTAGCTAAGTATGGTGGTTTGTTAGCTGAACTTCAAGTGAGGCCAACTTTGTCACaacagattaaagaaaaatagttGTTAGATGAAGAGTTGTTAAAAAGATTTCGACAGGTTGAGCAAGGTGTTAAGGGAGATTTTGATGTTGACAGTGATGGTATATTGAACTTCCAAGGTAGGTTGTGTGTGTTGGATTATGTATATTTGTGGTAGGGGTAAAATGTATCATGATGTTCGAGAGGTTTATTTGTGGCTTGGGTTGAAGCGTAATGTTACGGATTTTGTGACTTGATATTTGGTTTGTCAGAGGGTAAAGGTAGAGCATCAGTTTCCTTTGGGTTTGTTGCAATCGATTGCGATTCCTGAATGGAAGTGGGAAAATATCACTATGGACTTTGTTTTGAGTTTTCCTTTGACTCTGACAAAGAATGATTCAATGTGGGTAATAGTTGATCGGTGTTCTAAGAGTGTGCATTTCTTGGCAGTGCATACCAAATATTCTTTGAAGAAGTTGGTTGAGCTTTACATTGCTGAAATTGTACGTGTTCATGGGGCTCCAGTTTCGATTATTTCAGATAGGGATTCACATTTTACATCGATTTTTTGGAAAAGTTTTCAAGAGGCTTTGCGGTTCAAAGCTTAGTTTTAGTATAGCTTatcacccccaaactgatggtcaGTCCGAGAGGGTAATACAAGTCTTAGAAGATATGTTACGAAGCTATGTGATTGAGTTTAGTTGTAGTTGGGAGCAATATTTGCCGTTATCAGAGtttgcttacaacaatagtTTTCAAGCTAGTATTCGTATGACATTGTTTGAAGCGTTCTATGGTAGGAAGTGTAGAAATCATTTGTGTTGGATAAAATTGGATGAGGAGCGAGTTGTTGGACCAGATTCAGTTAGTGAGATTAAGGAGAAGGTAAGGTTGatttttgattaattgaaaGTAGCGTATGGTAGGCAAAAATCTTATACTGATTTGAAACGTCGAGATATCGAGTTTCAAGTTGGTGATAATgtattcttgaaagtttcaccttggaagaaGGTTGTAAGGTTTGGAAGgaagggtaaattgagtccaacgTATGTTGGACCTTATAAAGTTGTTGAGAGGATTGGTTTGGTAGCTTATCGTCTCAAGTTGTCACCAAAACTTGAGCAAATTCACAATGttttccatgtgtctatgttgtGGAAATATTGTTTAGATCTGTCGCATAATGTACTAGTGGGGGAGATTGAAGTTTGAACTGATCTTACTTATGAGGAGGAACCGATTGAAATTCTAGCTCAAGAAGAGAAGGTTTTACGAAATAAAAGGGTTCCATTGGTTAAGGTTTTGTGGTGCAACCACAAGATAgaagaggctacttgggaagTCGAAGATACGATGAGACAATAATTTCGTTATTTATTTAgctcaggtaaatttcgaggacgaaattctTTTTAGAGGGGAAGAGTTGTCACATCGTAAAATTAAGTCTAGGAGTTGTAGGGGTATTTTAAGGATTTTAGCCTTAGTGTGCTCAGGATTTCGTTAGCATAGTAATCGGAGATGTTCTCATTGATGGTATTTAGAAAATccaatcaatttttgaaaataatgttcaaaaggttttcaattttgaaatacaaactgatttgtaaaagggtctaaattatgagtttttaaaagacaattaaaccaaattttaattttcacctTATTTTCTTCCTCTACCTACAGCTTTCATTATAGTTTTCTCCCTTCTCTATTGTTTGTCGTCCCTTGCTCTcccaagctcttcccattcaaattttgatttccaaaCATTATTCTTTTGATTTCCTTCAATCTTCCAAGCATTAAATCCCTCTAGAATTtcataaaacacgaaaaatatcATTGATTTCATCATCTCTCAAACTTGTCGGTTTTCTTGAAGTTGCACCAAAAGctcatttttcttccattgaAGGTAATGATTTGAtttcttattagtttttaatgttattggGTCTTTAAAACTGATTTTTCAGCCATTGaatcgcatgttttaaataaaagtcgaAAATTGGGtaattaatggtggatttcggggttttgagtaaaaatgtgctttcaaagtgttttaaaattagttttgacatgattagAAGATTTCTAAACTAactttaaagttttgttaaatatttcttaagttttaatgaattttcgtgaAAATTGCCATAAACATGTCGAAAATTTCGATACAATGAATTGAGTAGTTTGGTGtggtttaaaggttgagaatctATCGTAGGAGAATAATTAGctaaatgaaattcattttagGAGAAAAGGTTGAGTATAGACTgagataatcaaaattttaagttgctATGTCGAAGGTTTCGGTTTCATGAGAACttagcttaggcttgtgtttttAATTGCTGTAGGTGAGTCATTAgctaattttttattgtattgcTATGTGATTTATTGTATTTAATCTTCGGATTTTTTAGAATGGAGAGTGTGAGCTTAAAGAAGTTCAGTGAATGATCAAAAAACTACCAATAAACATGATATCATACATTTAATGAAAGCAACCAAAACacatttacatacatatttagcCATGGTGACATACTAAAATATTCATGCATCAATTATTAACTCATTTAACTTTATAATCACCTAATTAAACATACATCACatttcataatatttcatttaatgataaattgacACTTGAGCTAttaaacataaaagtgggctctatcaccacacacTGGATACATGattctccaacacaccaatgaCTCAAtgagtcgaacatatcccaaaagtaTAGCATTtggctaacactctccaacacaccaacatatcccAGTTAATGGAGCtgagctcacattcccttatctctccaaaactGTCCATAGCCTTAATGTCTCAAATCAAAACATAAGGGTGAGTACTCACGTCAttctatgacatgccaactatatccaatggccTTAAAACGTCCCAAGGCCAAAGTACCTATAATTAAAAGacatttttttgctattttctgCACACTTTCACTGCACATTTACATCATTAACACAACATTATCACTGTCATTTGGCGTGCTTAACATGCCTACAATTAACATATTCCATAATATCCATCTAAAACATATATCTCATATCACATTAACATATCATAATATACAATCCACATCCCATAATCACGTATCACACAAAAGTAACGAGAGGAataagaaagcttacactcgaaaCTTAGGATAGGGGCTTAGGCTACTCTTAAGCTCTGATTTAACACTATGAATTGTGCCTACAAGCAGCGATTCCAAACAGTAACTATTCGTGCTTTCACCTTGTCAccgaaagcttaaactagcttttccttttGTTTCGCCTTGCTCATTGATCAGTCGTAATTTGGTGTagataattaaactaaattccatactttaggagcttgaaagcAATCATTTccattaagttttatttatattttgtaagttttcttaaaattaataaaatgtacaaatttagtcttttattgacctcaGGGGATGAATAAGGCCTAAGGGTAAGCTAATGAACTCTGTAAGTGTGAATGAGACCATTATAAGGTGTACTAAATTGATACTGGTCACTATGTCACAACATGGAAGGATTAATGTCGCAAAATAATGAGCAGAAAGGAGAAATCATGAGATTGCCTTCGATTTTGTGACACAAACTAAGAGTGCCGTGACATACCCTTGAAGATATCCCAAGGGAAATATATTGACTCCATTGTCGTGACACAGGTACTGGTGTGTtctttgtacattttattaattttaagaaaacttacaaaacataaataaaataggagcCAGGGGgcgttttggtctgcacaatcaaacttaaagcttggGAGCATCAAcaaacctagggttaaggacaacAACAACctgaaatctataaataggctcctttgTAACATTTTATGGACACCAATCACATATTTTAGAATCctccttttaatttcagttaagtttttctttttttttaggttttagatttattttcaagttgttCTTTGTTTATCTCGCAAGATCTGATTCGTGGAATACAATCAAACTTGTGGATTCACTTCaatcttaaatataaatcagGCGTTTTCTTAAACTCTATGCTTCTGATTCGTCTATTATGCT of Gossypium raimondii isolate GPD5lz chromosome 3, ASM2569854v1, whole genome shotgun sequence contains these proteins:
- the LOC128039963 gene encoding uncharacterized protein LOC128039963; the protein is MQEVKVVAYASRQLKKHECKYPTYDLELATVVFALKIWQHYLYGEKCVIYTDHKSLKYLLTQKKSNLRQRHWIEVLKDYDCVIEYHPGKANVVIDALSRKSMTELRAMFAHLSLAKYGGLLAELQVEQGVKGDFDVDSDGILNFQGRLCVLDYRVKVEHQFPLGLLQSIAIPEWKWENITMDFVLSFPLTLTKNDSMWVIVDRCSKSVHFLAVHTKYSLKKLVELYIAEIVRVHGAPVSIISDRDSHFTSIFWKSFQEALRFKA